A window of the Dyadobacter pollutisoli genome harbors these coding sequences:
- a CDS encoding acyltransferase encodes MSKLLIYIPFFWNYLLIKLCNGKFNSFPKISGFIFVSGRKGTLEFGERVVINSSKWANPVGLASQTRFRILQGASIKIGNNVGISSSIFVAHNSIVIEDNVNIGGGCQLLDNDFHSLDPILRLSEQDQAHIASSPIHIKNNAFIGTQCIILKGVTIGCESIVAAGSIVTKSIPDREVWGGNPARFIRRIRKEI; translated from the coding sequence ATGTCAAAACTATTAATTTATATCCCTTTTTTTTGGAACTATTTACTGATTAAACTTTGCAATGGGAAGTTCAATTCGTTCCCAAAAATATCAGGTTTTATATTCGTCAGTGGAAGAAAGGGAACTCTTGAATTTGGCGAACGCGTTGTGATAAATTCGAGTAAGTGGGCAAATCCCGTTGGACTTGCTTCGCAAACACGATTTCGGATACTGCAGGGGGCATCTATAAAAATCGGAAACAATGTGGGGATATCCAGCTCAATATTTGTTGCCCATAACAGTATTGTGATCGAAGATAATGTAAATATTGGCGGTGGTTGCCAACTTTTGGACAATGATTTTCATTCATTAGATCCCATTTTAAGGCTAAGTGAACAGGATCAAGCACATATTGCATCCTCTCCTATTCACATAAAGAACAATGCATTTATTGGCACTCAATGCATCATTCTGAAAGGTGTAACGATTGGATGTGAGAGCATTGTTGCAGCCGGGTCTATTGTAACGAAGTCAATACCAGATCGTGAAGTATGGGGCGGCAATCCCGCCCGGTTTATTCGTAGGATCAGAAAAGAGATATGA
- a CDS encoding glycosyltransferase family 4 protein translates to MTNKKILLLAHCGEDFYKARIPFAKFLTENGYKVYVVVPEDNYTQIIRNEGLEVLTSRLERDNVNPVDLLKAIWNVRKFIQHNGIALTHSFKFVPNLINVFSNLFSGKKVVLHIAGLGIAFANNSLKYTIIRNIFRLLFFLQFIRADLVIIQNPDDYDDFLFKRKFRNKIKVVKGSGVNTTKFSPTEMPQRESKTRKLTFLCTTRLIWEKGIREMVEAFESLPASLTHNIQLNIIGEPDNKNPRTVSREYIDRYHSSNLIHFLGRQDNIQEFLQKSDIFILPSYYREGIPRSILEALSCGLPVITTNVPGCNLTVISGKNGLIIEPRSATEIASAIRNMLSRQNDWPEMGEFSRKLAIREFSENKIFSEIVKLYDL, encoded by the coding sequence ATGACCAATAAAAAAATACTTCTCCTTGCTCACTGTGGAGAAGACTTTTATAAAGCAAGAATACCTTTCGCGAAGTTTCTGACAGAAAACGGATACAAAGTTTACGTTGTCGTTCCAGAGGATAATTATACCCAAATCATTAGAAATGAAGGCTTAGAGGTTCTCACCAGTCGTCTTGAACGGGACAACGTTAACCCTGTGGATTTGCTCAAGGCAATTTGGAATGTGCGAAAATTTATTCAACACAATGGAATAGCACTTACGCACTCGTTCAAATTCGTCCCGAATCTTATCAACGTATTCTCCAATTTATTCTCAGGAAAAAAAGTAGTGCTTCATATTGCGGGACTGGGGATAGCCTTCGCAAATAATTCCTTGAAATATACGATCATTAGAAATATTTTCAGATTGCTGTTCTTCCTGCAATTCATCAGAGCCGATCTGGTAATCATTCAAAATCCAGATGATTATGATGATTTTCTATTCAAAAGGAAATTCAGGAACAAAATCAAAGTAGTTAAAGGGAGTGGCGTGAACACAACCAAATTCTCACCGACCGAAATGCCTCAGAGAGAAAGTAAAACGCGAAAACTGACTTTTCTTTGTACTACAAGATTGATATGGGAAAAGGGAATTAGAGAAATGGTCGAAGCTTTCGAGTCATTACCCGCTTCTTTGACGCATAACATTCAGTTAAATATAATTGGTGAGCCGGACAACAAAAACCCGAGGACGGTCAGTAGAGAGTACATTGACCGTTACCATTCAAGCAACTTAATCCATTTTCTAGGACGCCAGGATAATATTCAGGAGTTTTTACAAAAATCCGATATTTTTATCCTTCCCAGTTATTATCGCGAAGGCATTCCACGAAGCATTCTAGAAGCGTTGTCATGCGGCCTTCCGGTTATCACAACGAATGTTCCAGGTTGCAACCTAACCGTGATATCTGGCAAAAATGGTTTAATTATCGAGCCAAGATCTGCAACTGAAATTGCGTCAGCGATTCGGAACATGCTTTCCAGGCAAAATGATTGGCCAGAAATGGGAGAATTCAGCAGGAAGTTAGCGATTCGCGAATTCTCCGAAAACAAGATTTTTAGTGAAATTGTTAAGTTGTATGATTTGTGA
- a CDS encoding sugar transferase, with product MRNTYVSDRRYVHRLLSKTAVSEEVLIVTSYDYFLQKYDLALLLKRYKEIILIPHSDDDDYLLNHTVRPLLDKFEKIHLVTNPQYDKRNRVIYELVVRKNKSIRITTVYDFCERSLKKVYIPDNVSEINPNLLNIPSFGRRVRYPKKIIDITISIILFLFTFPLWILSYFRIKLQSPGPVFFYQERVGMDNKSFHCIKFRSMGLDAELNGASFSKKNDSRTFSYGSFMRQSRIDELPQLINIFKRDISLIGPRPERQVFTETFDEIIPYYNMRHNIKPGITGYAQVMYSYGAGVYDARHKLMYDLYYIKNWNLFLELKIILLTAVVIFGKKGR from the coding sequence ATGAGAAACACTTACGTCTCTGATCGCAGGTATGTCCACCGGCTTTTAAGCAAAACTGCCGTTTCAGAAGAAGTTTTAATTGTAACGAGTTATGATTATTTTCTTCAGAAATATGATCTGGCCCTGTTGCTAAAAAGGTACAAGGAAATTATCTTGATTCCTCACTCCGATGATGATGATTATCTTCTTAATCACACGGTAAGGCCACTACTTGACAAATTTGAAAAGATACACCTAGTAACGAATCCCCAGTACGATAAACGAAACAGGGTGATCTATGAGCTGGTTGTCAGAAAAAATAAGTCAATCCGAATCACCACAGTTTACGATTTTTGCGAAAGAAGCCTCAAAAAGGTATATATTCCGGACAATGTGTCAGAAATAAATCCCAATCTTCTGAACATTCCTTCTTTTGGAAGAAGAGTGAGGTATCCAAAAAAGATCATCGACATCACGATATCCATCATTCTCTTTCTCTTTACTTTCCCGCTCTGGATCCTCAGTTATTTCAGGATAAAGCTTCAATCACCCGGCCCCGTGTTCTTTTATCAGGAGCGTGTCGGTATGGACAACAAGTCCTTTCATTGCATAAAGTTTCGGTCAATGGGACTTGACGCTGAACTGAATGGTGCCTCCTTTTCCAAAAAAAATGACTCCCGAACATTCTCGTACGGTTCTTTTATGCGGCAAAGTCGCATTGATGAGCTACCTCAGCTGATCAATATTTTTAAAAGGGACATCTCACTAATAGGACCACGTCCTGAAAGACAGGTATTTACAGAAACATTTGACGAAATTATCCCGTATTACAACATGCGGCATAACATCAAGCCCGGAATCACAGGCTATGCCCAGGTGATGTATTCTTATGGTGCCGGTGTATACGACGCACGCCACAAATTGATGTATGACCTCTACTATATCAAGAATTGGAACCTGTTTCTTGAATTAAAAATAATCCTTTTGACAGCCGTTGTAATTTTTGGAAAAAAGGGACGGTAG
- a CDS encoding glycosyltransferase family 2 protein produces MKMNKFPKFSIITVSYNSEKYIEETIKSVISQSYPNIEYIIIDGESTDGTIDIIKKYESQITYWASEKDQSMYDAINKGLRKCTGDFIWVINSDDYIPEQDTVQNILIHIQKYPNELGYYADVFIREGSNIRLRRSLQVTKKQLLLSMHGTFIPHPALIVTRKSLDFVHEYNLKYKYASDFDYIFRLLDSGTLRHLKIPISVFRRHTESITSSGKLNYDRLEILRDFGYKNYNVLDRRLTYLFIWIKYKIINYL; encoded by the coding sequence ATGAAGATGAATAAATTCCCGAAGTTTTCCATTATTACCGTTTCTTATAACTCTGAGAAGTATATTGAAGAAACGATTAAGAGTGTCATTTCACAATCATATCCCAATATTGAATACATTATAATTGATGGAGAGTCCACAGACGGGACTATTGACATTATAAAAAAATACGAATCCCAGATTACATATTGGGCAAGTGAAAAAGATCAATCCATGTATGACGCCATTAATAAAGGATTGAGAAAATGTACCGGTGATTTTATTTGGGTTATCAATTCAGATGATTATATTCCCGAACAAGATACGGTTCAAAATATCTTGATACATATACAAAAATATCCCAATGAGCTCGGTTATTACGCGGATGTATTTATCAGGGAAGGTAGCAATATTCGATTGCGTAGGAGTTTACAAGTAACCAAAAAGCAATTACTACTATCCATGCACGGAACATTTATACCTCACCCGGCTTTAATTGTAACTAGAAAAAGCCTTGATTTTGTCCATGAATATAATCTAAAATACAAATACGCTTCTGATTTTGACTATATATTCCGGCTTTTAGACTCTGGAACGCTTCGACATCTGAAAATTCCAATCAGCGTTTTTAGACGGCATACTGAGAGTATTACCTCTTCGGGCAAACTTAACTACGATAGACTTGAAATCTTACGCGACTTCGGGTACAAGAATTACAACGTACTTGACCGAAGGTTGACCTATTTATTTATTTGGATAAAGTATAAAATAATTAATTACCTATAA
- a CDS encoding right-handed parallel beta-helix repeat-containing protein translates to MKNIVFFLLVILNCSFPVNAQSGVTKKKPTSKPLVVRQSSGFVTPEEFGAKVNDSQDDTESIQHAIDSGKNVTFANGQYLVKSLKGRSGLTLKGSGHTVLKATISGDVITLIGVSNVRIENLSIDGGGQTIDKFSGIRGVTGIRVNKSSQITLKSIYISKCGIINQENPQVDNGFSGMGISVRCDLGPVSNILIENVYVEDIAGGGMNGGDGIYIAGYNNDTSVVTKAVTIKKCFVKRVGRHCYTVAGGVGKYSMPTQVTILNCSGAQAGLSGVDIEDGRNVTIQNSTFINCGNYYNFYDSNVYGVTYRLRSGIATSNHSENIRLSGVTIYNCYYGISFQATRQLTVDNTKVGQSESSDIFQGGASGGTSMLISDSQFKTAKPCMQYYLPKGDAGLIVRNTSFSGEVLISSIKNGTYRNCTFGKGIKLVAGSKSIQSVNFENCTFKALSDHAVKSANISYLAQEISFIGCKFLGNGKFDGINIPYNGAIDWIISKSSFNKLANGIMVTNGNSKNVFNKIEDCRFSEVDNGINIIQGITKVSIKGNSFSSVRDWAIHISEQPDSQLINNIISGNTGGKLVNNGIRIDAKSEVIKSNQIINNNFKSARTKKYSISNNQPSTILKTNN, encoded by the coding sequence ATGAAAAATATCGTCTTTTTTCTGCTAGTCATATTGAATTGTTCTTTTCCAGTGAATGCTCAAAGTGGTGTTACCAAAAAAAAGCCCACAAGTAAGCCGCTCGTAGTGCGACAGTCGTCAGGATTCGTAACACCCGAAGAATTTGGCGCAAAAGTCAACGACTCACAAGATGATACCGAGTCTATTCAGCATGCGATAGATTCCGGCAAAAATGTCACTTTCGCGAACGGTCAGTATTTGGTTAAGTCTCTAAAAGGACGGTCCGGCCTCACTCTGAAAGGCAGCGGACATACTGTTTTGAAAGCTACAATAAGCGGCGATGTAATTACTTTGATAGGTGTCTCTAATGTACGTATCGAAAATCTAAGTATTGATGGTGGTGGCCAAACGATCGACAAATTTTCCGGAATTAGGGGAGTCACTGGTATCAGAGTTAACAAATCCAGTCAAATTACGCTAAAGAGTATCTACATCAGTAAATGCGGGATTATAAATCAAGAAAATCCGCAAGTTGACAATGGATTTTCCGGAATGGGCATTAGTGTCCGATGTGATTTGGGCCCCGTAAGTAATATTCTGATTGAAAATGTATATGTTGAAGATATTGCAGGTGGAGGGATGAATGGAGGTGATGGGATCTACATTGCTGGGTACAACAATGATACTTCCGTTGTTACAAAAGCGGTAACGATTAAAAAATGTTTTGTAAAAAGAGTAGGGCGGCATTGCTACACGGTTGCAGGAGGAGTAGGCAAATATTCAATGCCTACCCAGGTGACAATATTGAATTGCTCGGGTGCACAGGCGGGATTAAGTGGCGTTGATATTGAAGACGGCAGAAATGTCACCATTCAAAATTCAACGTTTATAAATTGTGGAAACTATTACAATTTTTACGACTCCAATGTATATGGTGTTACTTATCGTTTGAGGAGTGGAATCGCGACATCCAATCACTCCGAAAACATTAGACTAAGCGGTGTTACTATTTATAATTGTTATTATGGGATCAGTTTTCAAGCTACTCGCCAATTAACTGTTGATAATACAAAAGTCGGCCAGAGCGAAAGTTCCGATATCTTTCAGGGCGGCGCATCGGGCGGCACTAGCATGTTGATTTCTGACTCGCAATTTAAAACTGCAAAACCGTGCATGCAATATTATCTGCCCAAGGGTGACGCAGGTCTGATCGTTAGAAATACTTCTTTTTCGGGAGAAGTGTTGATTTCTTCCATCAAAAATGGAACTTATAGAAATTGCACATTTGGAAAAGGAATAAAATTAGTAGCTGGTTCTAAAAGCATTCAATCTGTTAATTTTGAAAATTGTACCTTTAAGGCACTTTCTGATCATGCCGTTAAAAGCGCGAATATTTCCTATCTGGCGCAGGAAATCAGTTTCATAGGTTGTAAATTCCTGGGAAATGGAAAATTCGATGGGATAAACATCCCTTATAATGGTGCAATTGATTGGATCATTTCCAAAAGCTCCTTTAATAAACTTGCAAATGGAATTATGGTGACCAATGGAAATTCAAAAAATGTCTTTAATAAAATAGAAGACTGCAGATTCTCAGAAGTAGATAATGGTATTAATATTATTCAGGGAATCACAAAAGTCTCAATAAAAGGGAATTCATTTTCTTCGGTCCGGGATTGGGCTATTCATATATCGGAGCAACCTGATTCTCAATTGATCAACAATATAATTTCAGGAAATACGGGCGGAAAACTGGTTAACAACGGCATAAGAATAGACGCAAAATCCGAGGTAATCAAGTCAAACCAGATTATAAATAACAATTTCAAATCAGCCCGAACCAAAAAGTACTCAATTTCTAATAATCAGCCTAGCACTATTTTGAAAACCAACAATTGA
- a CDS encoding glycosyltransferase family 4 protein produces the protein MKQKKLLYILHGVQIGGVEVALLSAIPDLNRKYEVRILALGKVDDQIVSNLTEDEKKNLHSFDFKPYFYPFVIFKLLRFISDFNPDIMICSLWRASLIGTIAKQVHKKIYFISFIHNSGFFHYFDRLFSTLAISKADKVLTDSVATFNFVLSNSKPQAPVQVISFYTNASPDQREIASLDTKEVRFLFLGRLNRVKNLTLTVDTIAYLRSRNMNVTLDIYGKDDGERHSLEKQIETLNLSSFIRFKGEIHAAEKLKLFKQYNFLIQLSSREGMAMSVAEAMQNGMVCIVTPVGEISNYARDMETAIFIDVSSKEKWRQSLDKIEAVINDEVIYNRISNNSYEKFRNVKTYSDSLIEELETL, from the coding sequence ATGAAACAAAAAAAACTTTTGTACATCCTGCACGGCGTGCAGATAGGCGGAGTTGAAGTGGCCCTCCTTTCAGCAATACCTGACTTGAACAGGAAATACGAGGTCAGGATTCTGGCCCTTGGAAAAGTAGACGATCAGATCGTCTCAAATTTGACTGAAGACGAAAAAAAAAACTTGCACTCCTTTGATTTTAAGCCATATTTCTATCCGTTTGTTATCTTCAAACTTCTCAGATTCATTTCAGATTTCAATCCGGATATCATGATTTGTTCACTCTGGCGAGCATCCTTGATTGGAACGATTGCAAAGCAAGTTCATAAAAAGATATACTTTATTTCATTTATACATAATTCTGGATTCTTCCATTACTTCGATCGATTGTTTTCGACACTAGCTATCAGCAAAGCAGACAAGGTTTTGACGGACTCCGTAGCAACGTTCAATTTTGTCCTCTCCAATTCAAAACCACAAGCTCCCGTCCAAGTCATTTCGTTTTATACAAACGCCTCTCCCGATCAAAGGGAAATTGCATCCTTGGATACAAAAGAAGTACGTTTTCTGTTCCTAGGACGACTTAACCGGGTTAAAAACCTTACACTCACGGTAGATACCATTGCATACCTTCGATCAAGGAACATGAATGTTACCTTGGACATTTATGGTAAAGACGATGGCGAGCGCCATAGTTTAGAAAAACAAATCGAAACGTTGAACCTGAGTAGTTTTATTCGTTTCAAAGGCGAAATACATGCTGCAGAAAAGTTAAAACTCTTCAAACAATATAATTTTCTAATACAACTAAGTTCGAGAGAAGGAATGGCAATGAGCGTGGCTGAGGCCATGCAAAATGGTATGGTATGTATTGTGACGCCGGTTGGTGAAATCTCAAATTACGCCAGAGACATGGAAACAGCTATTTTTATAGACGTCTCAAGCAAAGAAAAATGGAGGCAGTCACTCGATAAAATAGAGGCTGTAATCAATGATGAAGTCATCTACAACCGGATCAGCAACAATAGCTACGAAAAATTCAGAAATGTAAAAACGTATTCAGATTCATTAATTGAGGAACTAGAAACACTTTGA
- a CDS encoding capsule assembly Wzi family protein, with protein sequence MRKYFFLLLFTVTCCCDAYPQDSTTFFSATLSGAASSANVPFWMNVNEYGSIPTKGSFLSARASIHKIYNPNNPRFFQWSGGIEGIVNAGKNSSTFFTDLFIAGKAGPVELSIGQRREFMGLADSLLTTGSIAMSTNYRPYPKIQISTPQFVSIIPGNDIISFKFSYSDGLLGSAGVHYGNVSHVPEIYMHQKSLYLKLGKRSHMLNVYAGFNHQAIWGGEDKIFTGGLKKGQAYEYVVFGKPWLASRVGNHLGTIDVAAEWKGRKWMLFLYRQSIYEDGSLANLSNIADGLNGIRLKRRRQREKDPALKLNTILFEFVYTKNQGGSIFDFKTGTFGRDNYFNHYVYDQGWSYKSRTLGTPLISPQNVIRKNLTSSGTLYTTNNQIIAYHLGTDLSWKKVYLLFKGTYSMNFGTYTSEYNPYLHQTSLLVKAETTISDKKNDRISLVLAADMGQLYPNNAAIMVGWRKSGFIK encoded by the coding sequence ATGAGGAAATATTTTTTTCTGCTGCTGTTCACGGTAACATGCTGCTGCGACGCCTATCCTCAGGATTCCACTACTTTCTTTTCCGCAACTCTATCAGGTGCGGCCTCGTCCGCTAATGTACCTTTTTGGATGAATGTGAACGAATATGGCTCCATTCCCACCAAAGGATCATTCCTGTCCGCCAGGGCCAGCATTCATAAGATATATAATCCCAACAATCCCCGTTTTTTTCAATGGAGCGGCGGAATAGAGGGCATAGTGAATGCGGGAAAAAATTCTTCCACTTTTTTCACGGACCTGTTTATCGCCGGAAAGGCGGGGCCCGTTGAACTAAGCATCGGTCAAAGAAGGGAGTTCATGGGACTAGCCGACAGCCTCCTGACCACTGGCTCCATTGCAATGTCCACCAACTATCGGCCCTATCCCAAAATTCAGATTTCTACCCCTCAATTTGTGAGTATTATACCTGGAAATGACATTATCTCGTTCAAGTTCTCATATTCAGACGGGCTGCTCGGCTCCGCTGGGGTACATTACGGCAATGTGAGTCACGTCCCGGAAATTTATATGCATCAAAAATCCCTGTATTTAAAATTAGGAAAGCGTAGTCACATGCTTAATGTATATGCGGGGTTTAACCACCAGGCGATCTGGGGTGGCGAAGATAAAATCTTCACGGGAGGCTTGAAAAAGGGCCAAGCCTATGAGTATGTCGTTTTCGGAAAACCCTGGCTGGCGAGCAGAGTAGGAAATCACCTTGGTACTATCGATGTAGCCGCAGAATGGAAGGGCCGTAAATGGATGCTCTTTTTGTACCGGCAAAGCATATACGAAGACGGCTCGCTCGCCAATCTTTCCAATATCGCGGACGGCCTGAATGGAATCCGTTTGAAAAGAAGACGTCAGAGAGAAAAAGATCCGGCTTTGAAATTAAATACAATACTATTTGAATTTGTTTACACGAAAAATCAGGGAGGATCTATTTTTGACTTCAAAACAGGCACATTTGGTCGGGATAATTATTTCAACCATTATGTCTACGACCAGGGATGGTCCTACAAAAGCCGAACACTGGGTACCCCATTAATTTCGCCTCAAAACGTTATCAGGAAAAACTTAACATCCTCAGGAACATTGTATACTACTAACAATCAAATCATTGCCTATCACTTGGGCACAGATCTTTCCTGGAAAAAGGTCTACCTCCTTTTCAAAGGAACTTACTCCATGAACTTCGGTACATATACGAGTGAATATAACCCTTACCTGCACCAGACCTCACTCCTCGTAAAGGCAGAGACGACCATTTCTGATAAGAAAAACGACCGTATAAGTTTGGTTTTGGCGGCCGATATGGGTCAATTGTATCCTAATAATGCTGCAATTATGGTAGGATGGCGGAAATCCGGTTTTATCAAATAA
- a CDS encoding capsule assembly Wzi family protein has protein sequence MRVCLIVFTLCLALHTHAQDSTVLYKASIVVAGATGQTPFWQHANQNGSIPMDGSFALGDVGLYKIYNPNNPRVFQWRGGIEAIGSYGKTGRGFLSDAFVAGKAGIIEILAGQHKNVIGLMDTTLTSGSLSVSGNARPHPRIQISIPDYFPLYAANNFVSLKFSYSDGYLGGSDINYGSSKHVSKTYFHQKTLYFRLGQKTDRLHIYTGINHQAIWGGEDKIMPLYDLQPPKAYWYTVSGKTFEHRKIGTHFGTIDLAGEWKGKSWSFFLYRQNIFETGSLFKAINFEDGLNGLSIKRVKPLPAGSTYFAFRSFLLEVVGTQNQINNSPLSGLALYERGNYFNSYIYQRGWSYYGNGIGTPLASATGTTNSDLPRNANEFTNNNRFWAFHTGLTATWLNMKLTFKGTYSRNSGTFLSQYESVRQQASLFLAVEKSLKILKGCSIYSSISSDIGDLYPNSSGLALGIRKSGFLD, from the coding sequence ATGCGAGTCTGCCTAATTGTTTTCACTTTATGCCTCGCGTTACACACTCACGCTCAGGACTCTACTGTACTTTACAAAGCTTCGATCGTCGTTGCAGGCGCTACCGGACAAACACCTTTCTGGCAACATGCTAATCAGAATGGAAGCATTCCAATGGATGGAAGCTTCGCATTGGGGGATGTTGGTTTATACAAAATTTACAATCCAAATAATCCAAGGGTTTTCCAATGGCGGGGAGGAATAGAAGCTATCGGAAGCTATGGTAAAACAGGCCGCGGGTTTCTTTCCGACGCATTTGTTGCCGGCAAAGCAGGTATCATCGAAATTCTGGCAGGACAGCATAAAAATGTAATAGGATTGATGGACACAACCCTGACCTCGGGATCCCTGTCTGTGTCGGGAAACGCCCGGCCTCATCCCCGCATTCAAATTTCTATTCCCGATTATTTCCCTTTATACGCGGCCAACAATTTCGTTTCATTGAAGTTTTCCTATTCGGATGGCTATCTCGGCGGAAGCGACATCAATTATGGCAGTAGTAAGCACGTTTCAAAAACTTACTTTCATCAGAAAACATTGTATTTCAGGTTAGGGCAGAAGACGGACAGACTTCACATTTACACCGGCATCAACCACCAGGCCATTTGGGGAGGGGAAGACAAAATCATGCCGTTGTACGACTTGCAACCACCCAAAGCTTACTGGTACACTGTCTCCGGCAAAACGTTCGAACACCGAAAAATCGGTACACATTTTGGAACCATAGATCTTGCCGGAGAATGGAAGGGGAAATCCTGGTCATTCTTTTTATACCGTCAAAATATCTTTGAGACTGGTTCCCTATTCAAGGCTATCAATTTTGAGGACGGATTAAATGGCCTCAGCATAAAAAGGGTCAAACCATTGCCTGCCGGATCCACCTACTTTGCATTCCGCTCTTTCTTGCTGGAAGTAGTCGGCACTCAAAATCAAATCAACAATTCTCCGCTTTCCGGGCTTGCACTTTACGAGCGCGGTAATTATTTCAACAGTTACATTTACCAGAGAGGTTGGTCCTATTATGGCAACGGAATAGGTACACCCTTAGCCTCCGCTACTGGCACTACAAATAGTGATTTACCAAGAAATGCTAACGAATTTACCAATAATAACCGTTTCTGGGCGTTTCATACAGGTCTGACTGCAACCTGGCTAAACATGAAATTGACATTTAAAGGCACTTATTCACGCAACTCAGGAACATTCCTAAGCCAATATGAATCTGTTAGGCAGCAGGCTTCTCTTTTTCTGGCCGTCGAAAAAAGTTTAAAAATATTGAAGGGATGCAGTATATATTCGAGCATATCATCCGATATTGGCGACTTGTATCCTAATTCGTCCGGACTCGCACTGGGTATTCGAAAAAGCGGCTTTTTGGATTAA
- a CDS encoding glycosyltransferase, whose translation MSKEKYFFIGHVCVPLVFLYTGSVDQRYPSAVKIKRQSCFYSLSSWPEIAYNFPIISERICCCFRKFTHKTHSFHFTRTILEEEKVNFLFDLIASQPNADGEFHGGGKYAKKVFLSLCSFKKKDFSLFAIYSSAQKLDAEIEKAIAQFDVQLIDIEVDTIPVVIADYGIQRFYSALPFGLIRHGLYEAFQSDCQIYCTVHGLRNLEIRPRMSDLHYHSAKDIKGLFRTFFKGLLDDHVVKRDFLRCRKIFGNCTIFTVSDHTKFSIFTYFPEIKRDIEVFYSPDVTEFEGLGQDEEVTAFHQTNYFLLVSGNRWLKNNMRSVLALDSLFTDNPEITQHVVITGVTHPEVFLHKIRNKDRFTFYKYVSESFLHKLYKNAYAFIYMTLNEGFGYPPLDAMKNGTPVLTSPVTSIPEICGDAVLYANPYSIEEIKNRILQLCDQAVYMKLTVSSIQRYKQVSERQKRDLHRMLEIMIN comes from the coding sequence GTGAGCAAGGAGAAGTATTTTTTTATTGGTCATGTATGTGTCCCGCTTGTCTTTTTGTATACAGGCAGTGTGGATCAAAGATATCCATCTGCCGTCAAAATTAAAAGACAGTCCTGTTTTTATTCACTGAGCAGCTGGCCGGAGATCGCTTATAACTTTCCAATTATAAGCGAACGGATTTGCTGCTGTTTTCGTAAGTTTACCCATAAGACGCACAGTTTCCATTTTACAAGAACGATTCTAGAAGAAGAAAAGGTGAATTTTTTATTTGATTTGATAGCTTCTCAGCCAAATGCCGATGGCGAGTTTCATGGGGGCGGGAAGTACGCAAAGAAGGTCTTTCTGTCTTTATGCTCCTTCAAAAAGAAAGATTTTTCATTATTCGCAATTTATAGTTCAGCGCAGAAGCTGGACGCAGAAATCGAGAAGGCTATTGCACAGTTTGATGTTCAATTAATTGATATTGAGGTTGATACTATTCCTGTTGTCATAGCAGATTATGGGATACAGCGGTTTTATTCCGCCCTGCCATTCGGCTTGATAAGGCATGGATTGTATGAAGCTTTCCAGTCAGATTGTCAAATCTATTGTACCGTGCATGGATTGCGAAACCTTGAGATCAGGCCGCGCATGTCTGATCTGCATTATCATTCGGCCAAAGATATAAAAGGCTTATTCAGAACTTTTTTCAAGGGGCTCCTGGATGACCACGTTGTCAAAAGAGATTTCCTCAGATGCCGTAAGATTTTCGGGAACTGCACAATTTTCACCGTTTCAGATCATACAAAATTTTCTATATTTACCTACTTCCCGGAGATCAAGAGGGATATTGAAGTTTTTTATAGCCCGGATGTTACTGAATTTGAAGGGTTGGGACAAGATGAGGAAGTTACAGCCTTCCACCAGACCAACTACTTTTTGCTTGTAAGCGGCAACAGGTGGTTAAAGAATAATATGAGGAGCGTTCTCGCTTTGGATAGTTTGTTCACGGATAATCCGGAAATAACTCAGCATGTCGTGATCACGGGTGTTACTCATCCGGAAGTATTTTTGCATAAAATAAGGAATAAGGACCGATTCACATTTTACAAATATGTAAGTGAATCTTTTTTGCACAAACTTTATAAAAATGCCTACGCTTTCATTTATATGACACTTAATGAGGGTTTTGGTTATCCTCCACTTGATGCGATGAAAAACGGGACACCCGTCCTGACTAGTCCGGTTACATCAATCCCTGAAATTTGTGGGGATGCTGTTTTATATGCCAATCCATACTCAATTGAGGAAATAAAGAACCGTATTTTGCAGCTTTGTGATCAGGCTGTTTACATGAAGCTTACTGTGTCATCAATCCAACGCTATAAGCAGGTTTCTGAAAGACAGAAGAGAGACTTGCACAGAATGCTGGAAATAATGATAAATTGA